GGGATAGTGTGCGGCGAATGCGGCGGGCTGGGTCGCGCTGGCAAGCACCAGGCGCGTCCCGGGCTGCAGGAGTGGAAACGGGGTGGCGAAACGATAGTCAACCCCTTCGAAGCGGAAGCCCGACAAGTCCACAGGGGCGGTTCCGGTGTGCGTCAGTTCGATAAACTCATGGGCATCGCCACCGGGCGGATTGTAATTCAACTCGGTGATTCGAACCGGGACGCCGGCCCCTCCGATTCCAAACCCGGCCTCGGTGAGTGCGCTCCACTGGTCCCCTGCCAGCGAACGCGCACGCAACCGCACGGCACGATCCAGAACAACAGGCGCGGTGTAGACCCCTGCGGTTGGCGCCACGGCGCCACTGAAGGGTACGCGGGGATCGGAGCCGTCGGTGGTGTAGTAGATGGCCCCCTCGAGATTGGTCAGCGTCAGCCGGTGGCCTGCCGGGACGACGCCCCCGAACGGTGCGAATCCCGGGGCGTTCGTCGAGCGGTGGAATCCGGCGCGCTCCAGGTGCGCGAGCACGTGACGGCGGCGTCCGACAATCCAGTTGGAAATCAGGTTGTTGCGGAATCCCGGAATGGTCTCGCCCACCCGCATGCGGGCCTTGATTTCCTCGTAGCGTCCCCGGACCTGGTCGTCGGTGAGGGCGCCGCCGTTGTAGAAGGCCCGGTGCACCCGGTCTGCGAACAGCAGGCGAAACTCCGGATGATTCTTCAGGCTGTTGAACAGGCGGGCGATCTCGGTGCCCCCCCAGGGCGGACTCAACGACGACAGTTGGCCGGTGATGGTGTTGAAGCTCACCCCGTGACCGTTGGGATCGCCGAAGCTCCATTCCACATCCCAGGCATAAAACCGCCACAGGCCGGAGGGCGTCCGCTCCCGTGCGGCCCGCCAGTTGTTGTGCGGCCAGTCGTCCACATCGGCGTAGATGGGCATCAGCAGGTAATCCACGAAGTTGGTGACATCGAGCCGGGTCAGGTAGCGGCGATAGCTGGCCTCGTCGGTCGCCGGCGCAGTCTGGGCGAGTTGCAGCAACTGGTTCCACGACACCTTGTCCCCCTCCCGCAGCTCGCTCATCGAGGCGATCAGGTCCCAGTCCTCGCCGCCTCCGTGGTAGTCGCGGAGGAAGTCGTCATCAATCCGCTCCACCGGGTTGTAGTATCCGCGGTACACGCCGTTGAGGAACAGGTGCACGAAGGTGCCATGGCTGGCCGCCATGCCGAGATCCGAGGACAACTGGCGGCACAGCTCATCCTTGATGAACGGATTGCTGGGGTCGTTCATGCCGGCGCGCAGGACGATGGTGTCGAAAGCATCCACCGTGGTGCCCGGAAACAGCGGGTAGCGCAGGCGCCCGGCCCCGTATTCCCCCCGGAAGTAGAGGCGGAAGGAATACTTGCTCTCCGGCAGGCTGCCGCTGCGGTAGTTGTAGCGGCTGCGGATGTAGCCGCCCCCCTGAATGCGGAGGCCCGCGTTGACGTGAAACCCCGAGTTGTCCTCGGGACGGATGTATTCCACGGAAACCGGGCGTTCCCACGCGGGGCCGTGCTTGTCGGTGTTCCGCGGGTTGTACTCCATGATGCCGGTGCGCCCGTAGAGGTGGTTGGTGGCCGTGACGAGCGACAGCGCGGGCAGCGCCCGATGCCGCGGCATCAGCCCATACAGATAGGTGTGGGTTTCCACCCCGGACGGAAGCCGGTCCTCCCGGGTCGCGATGGCCCGGACCACGCGGTTGGCGTTGATGAGGATGGGGCCGTGATACACCTGCCCCTCGGAGGCCGTGGGAGCGCTCCCGTTTGTCGTGTACCGGATCACCACACCCGGGGTGGCACAGGCGAGAGAAAGCTGGAACGGCGTGTCGTAAAAGCCCCGTCCGGCGCTGAAATGCACCGGGGCGGTGATGCCCGTCAAGGTGCTGATCCCGTTGGACGCACCCGGGGTGGGCATCGCGAAGTAACGCCACTCGCTTCCGAGACCGCTGCCGTCGCCCTGGCGTCCGTAGGCGTAGTCCGCCCCCTGCGGGCCGTAGTCCACGGAGTCCACCATCTCCCGCGGCAGTTCCGGTCCGAACAGGCGCAGCGTTCCCCCGGTGGGATTCAGTTTGAAGTGGGTGTGCGCCTCGCGGCCGGCCCCCGACCCAGGGCGGTCCTTGGCCGAGGCCCAGAGCCGGAGGAAGCCGCGGGCGGGAATGGTTACCGCCGGGAAGGTCCAGGCCCGCTGCGGATCCCTGCGGGTCCCGATCGCCCAGCCCGCCAGAGCTGCCGGGGTGTCACCCTGGTTGTGCAGCTCGATCCAATCCTCCGGATCCTGGTCCTCGTCCCGGCGTCCGGACTGGTTTTCGGCCACGAATTCATTCAGGACCACCTGGGGAGGCGGTGACACAGGATCCACCCGACAGGCCCAGCTCTGACCCTGGCCCCGGAAGGGCTGGGGCAGGGGCTCCTCGGAGACGATTTCATGCTCCGGACGCCAGGACAGGGTTGCAGGGCCCGCAGGAGCGCCCTCGGTGAAGACGAAGCGGTAGGGTCCGGCGCCGAATCCGACCACCATTTCGGCCGATGTCCCGTTCAGCAGGAGGTCGTCGGCGGTCACACCGCGCACCGCCCGGTTGAAGGTGACCTCCACTTCGCGCAGGTGGCGCACGGTGATGTCCGCGGGCGGCTGGCGGCGGGACACCTCGGGTCCGTTCACATCAATCAACTCGTAGTTCCACGAAGCCCCCGGCCCGGTGATGGAGAAGAACTGCGAAGGGGTGCCGAAGTCGCGGATTTGATGAAACGTCCCCCAGGAGATTCCGACGGTCCCGAACGCCGGTTGGGCGAAGCTGAATGTATAGCGGGACCCGCTGCCGGCCATTTGCGTGGCCGGGCTGCCATTGACCAGGAAGTCGCCGGCCGCCACACCGGTCACAGGGCGGTCAAACATCACCATGATCTGGCGCAGCCCGGTCACGATGCCCGGGGCCGGGCTGACGGCGACCACCCGGGGGGCGTCGCCGTCGGATTGCCGGGCGGCGACCGTCAGGGCCGCCAGGAGCAGCCCTCCGGCGAGGGTCAGGAGGCGGGCCGGAGTGAGCCAGCAGGCCCGGCCGGCGGGGAGGAGAGGCATTGGAAGAAGTCTGACGAATCAGGCGAAGCCGTCAAAAGCAGGCCCTGTGGAGTTGGGCTTCAGCGTTGCCGGGATGCCTCGTCCAGCCCCCGGACAATCATCTCCACGGTCTTCTCGAGGGCGCCCAGGTTGTTGCGCACCACCTTCCGGGCATTTTCGCCAAGGGTCGCCCGGCGGTCCGGATCGGCGAGGAGTTCCCCGAGGACCTGTTCCAGCGCTGCGGCGTCCGCCACGGAAACCGCACCGTCCTGCGCAAGGAACTGGGGAACCACCTGCGGGAAGTTGCCCATGTGCGGACCGAACACGACCGCCTTTCCCAGCGCGGCGGGCTCGACAGGATTCTGGCCGCCTCCAACGGTCAGGGACTTGCCGACAAAAACGACATCCGCCCGTTCGTAGAAGAAGCGCAGTTCGCCGGTGGTGTTCACGAGGAGGCATTCGACCGTGCCGGGGGCCTTTCGGATCCCGGGGCGCAGCTCGCTTCGGTAGGCGAACCGGAGGCCCAGGGACTCCAGTTCGCGTCCCACCTCGGCGCCGCGCTCGTGATGTCGCGGGACCAGGATCAGGAACAGGTTTGGGAACCGGTCACGGAGCCTCCGGGTGATGCCTGCCAGAATCGCCTCCTCTCCAGGATGCGTGCTGCCTCCGACCAGTACCGGGGCGGCGGGGTCCACGCCAACCATTGCCAGCAAACCCGCAACGTCCAGCCTCGGTCCAACCGTTGGGGGGGCCTCGGCGAATTTGAGGCTCCCCGCGACATGCAGGGCATCGGGACGGACCCCCAGATGGCGCAGACGTTCGGCGTCCAACTCGTTCTGCACACCCACCCCGGCAAACCCGGCGAACAGTTCGCGGAACAGGAATCCGGCGAGGCGGTACCGCCGGTAGGAGCGGTTGGAGATCCGCGCGTTGACCAGGAAATAGGGCAGGCCCCGGCGTTGAAGCCCCCAGATCATGTTGGGCCAGATTTCCGCCTCCACGAAAATCATGGCCTCGGGATGTATGGCGCCCAGGGCGCGCTGGACGTGCTTCCTCCGGTCAATCGGGTAGTAGATTCTTGAGACATGGGCGGGCAGGCGCCGCTGGAGTTCTCCCATGCCGGTGGATGTGGTGGTGGACACCACGAACTTGTGGATGGGCAGGCGGGATTCGAGGGCCGTCACGAGGCGGGCACAGACCGCGACCTCCCCGACGCTGACGGCATGGATCCAGAGAATGCGCCGGTTGGTCAGGGCCTGCTTGAGGCGGCCGTCGTACTGTCCAAAGCGCTGTCCAAAGCCGGCGACCCAGTTGCCGCGCCGATACATCTTGAGGAAGTAGAACGGGGCGGTGACGACGAAACCGGCGTTCAGCAGGAGATTGTACAGGGCGCGCTTCACCGGTGTGGCGCGGGCGACGGTATCGAAAGCGGCTCCCGGACGAAGAAAAAGTTACGAACCGGTGACGCGAAGCGGCGCGGGTGCCTGGCGTCGGAAGGGGATGCGGCCGGAGGTGGTGGAGCCGAGGGGATTCGAACCCCTGACCTTCTCATTGCGAACGAGACGCTCTACCAACTGAGCTACGGCCCCGCATCCCCGAAATGGCGGGCGCATGGATGGCAGAGCCGGGACCTGATGGCAAGCGCGCGCCGTCGGGGATCGCCGGCCGGGTCCCGCGGACAACGGCGGGACTTTCGCCTGTCCCGGACTTCCCCGGGAACACACGCTGGTGCGGCGTGATCGGCATCATCTTCAACCCCGCGGCGCGTGGTGAGAAGGCCGTCCGTTTTCGGGAGCATCTCGCAGACCTTGGTCCGGATGTTCGCGTGGTGCCGACCCGGCACGCCG
Above is a genomic segment from Verrucomicrobiia bacterium containing:
- a CDS encoding lamin tail domain-containing protein, which produces MPLLPAGRACWLTPARLLTLAGGLLLAALTVAARQSDGDAPRVVAVSPAPGIVTGLRQIMVMFDRPVTGVAAGDFLVNGSPATQMAGSGSRYTFSFAQPAFGTVGISWGTFHQIRDFGTPSQFFSITGPGASWNYELIDVNGPEVSRRQPPADITVRHLREVEVTFNRAVRGVTADDLLLNGTSAEMVVGFGAGPYRFVFTEGAPAGPATLSWRPEHEIVSEEPLPQPFRGQGQSWACRVDPVSPPPQVVLNEFVAENQSGRRDEDQDPEDWIELHNQGDTPAALAGWAIGTRRDPQRAWTFPAVTIPARGFLRLWASAKDRPGSGAGREAHTHFKLNPTGGTLRLFGPELPREMVDSVDYGPQGADYAYGRQGDGSGLGSEWRYFAMPTPGASNGISTLTGITAPVHFSAGRGFYDTPFQLSLACATPGVVIRYTTNGSAPTASEGQVYHGPILINANRVVRAIATREDRLPSGVETHTYLYGLMPRHRALPALSLVTATNHLYGRTGIMEYNPRNTDKHGPAWERPVSVEYIRPEDNSGFHVNAGLRIQGGGYIRSRYNYRSGSLPESKYSFRLYFRGEYGAGRLRYPLFPGTTVDAFDTIVLRAGMNDPSNPFIKDELCRQLSSDLGMAASHGTFVHLFLNGVYRGYYNPVERIDDDFLRDYHGGGEDWDLIASMSELREGDKVSWNQLLQLAQTAPATDEASYRRYLTRLDVTNFVDYLLMPIYADVDDWPHNNWRAARERTPSGLWRFYAWDVEWSFGDPNGHGVSFNTITGQLSSLSPPWGGTEIARLFNSLKNHPEFRLLFADRVHRAFYNGGALTDDQVRGRYEEIKARMRVGETIPGFRNNLISNWIVGRRRHVLAHLERAGFHRSTNAPGFAPFGGVVPAGHRLTLTNLEGAIYYTTDGSDPRVPFSGAVAPTAGVYTAPVVLDRAVRLRARSLAGDQWSALTEAGFGIGGAGVPVRITELNYNPPGGDAHEFIELTHTGTAPVDLSGFRFEGVDYRFATPFPLLQPGTRLVLASATQPAAFAAHYPGVAVAGYFGGALSNGGERIALLDREGRVVDSVTYDDEGAWDRAADGGGPSLELITLTGDPEAPSSWQSSRQPGGSPGAPNAPRSRPSIELNEVAALVQGNDWIELSNRGSEAVALGGWSLTDAPANPRRFVFPSGITLPPGAFLQITAGTTPVAGGGLNTGFALNAAGESLALFDAATNVVDSVVFGAQARGFTLGRTGPDGDWTLCNPTPGAANEPATAAPATSLVLNELMANDGDAAGWIELHNRAHFPAVVTGSSIAVSDAMIHVRSPVFIEPGGFVVFQAPGGTGPARLGFPIPASGGLVALSDPSGVAHSEVTFGPQVPGVSVGRLPDGDGDWNPLPFSATPGASNFLAAPGRTLRFSELMAHSAGAVTTPGGATADWVEIENASESPLDLTGHQVRLLGHRAWTFPRNSVMASGERRVLWATGDRLPDGTPNLGFSLPELGGTLELLDPVGRLLDQRVFGFQLPDQSVGLTPDGWRLMERPTPGADNAGAAPLGDVQSVRINEWLAVSTPDPEWFELINPQSLPVDLGGCYLTDDPSRSGATRFEIVPLSLVPAGGYVQFFADNRPDRGPDHVNFRLNQLGESLRLSAPDRTQVDAVHFGVQALNLSEGRVPDGTPRILRLPVLTPLAPNVPPDFDFDGDGLPDAWELTFGFDPDNSADATEDADGDGQTNLAEFVAGTDPRDPASVLALRVDLGPGDGITLRFTAVTGRTYRLLRREALDESHAWDLVDEVSAGDADREVEVSDAPPRPESTAQLYRLQVR
- a CDS encoding 3-deoxy-D-manno-octulosonic acid transferase, with the translated sequence MKRALYNLLLNAGFVVTAPFYFLKMYRRGNWVAGFGQRFGQYDGRLKQALTNRRILWIHAVSVGEVAVCARLVTALESRLPIHKFVVSTTTSTGMGELQRRLPAHVSRIYYPIDRRKHVQRALGAIHPEAMIFVEAEIWPNMIWGLQRRGLPYFLVNARISNRSYRRYRLAGFLFRELFAGFAGVGVQNELDAERLRHLGVRPDALHVAGSLKFAEAPPTVGPRLDVAGLLAMVGVDPAAPVLVGGSTHPGEEAILAGITRRLRDRFPNLFLILVPRHHERGAEVGRELESLGLRFAYRSELRPGIRKAPGTVECLLVNTTGELRFFYERADVVFVGKSLTVGGGQNPVEPAALGKAVVFGPHMGNFPQVVPQFLAQDGAVSVADAAALEQVLGELLADPDRRATLGENARKVVRNNLGALEKTVEMIVRGLDEASRQR